One Panicum virgatum strain AP13 chromosome 9K, P.virgatum_v5, whole genome shotgun sequence genomic region harbors:
- the LOC120647810 gene encoding putative ripening-related protein 6 has translation MAARAAKLAFLAAVLLLLAPPGGRGGGTRAVMTVNGFEKGQEGGGPAACGGRYHSNGDLIAALSTGWFAGGRRCHRPIRITSARTGRSVVARVVDECDSRRGCRSNVVDTSRAVWDALGLDTDAGVVPVTWSDA, from the exons ATGGCCGCGCGGGCCGCCAAGCTCGCGTTCCTGGCCGcagtcctgctgctgctggcgccgcc aggcggccgcggcggcggcacccgcgCGGTGATGACGGTGAACGGGTTCGAGAAGGggcaggagggcggcggcccggcggcgtgcggcggccggtACCACAGCAACGGCGACCTGATCGCGGCGCTGTCCACGGGGTGgttcgccggcgggcggcggtgccaCCGGCCGATCCGCATCACGAGCGCGCGCACCGGGCGGTCCGTGGTGGCGAGGGTCGTGGACGAGTGCGACTCCCGGCGCGGCTGCAGGAGCAACGTCGTCGACACGTCCAGGGCCGTCTGGGACGCGCTCGGGCTCGACACCGACGCCGGCGTCGTGCCCGTCACCTGGTCCGACGCCTGA
- the LOC120650687 gene encoding DNA ligase 1-like — protein MFLRLRATSTSTTSPLLLRCRPPPSPKTLALAPPTHLLPFFLRPRLFAAASSSSASAASPRHSAAAAAAAAKSAEKKPPAATAKRAGAVPAPAAAAASGMSAPGGGAGGKRTVADVLMGNARAAAGKAKKAAPSPRKSPAQPGGAGAEPEAAAVAEKPPHSPARSKRASSPAKSPQSLADGAAGEKKRSTSPAKSKGPAAASQLDGAKEDSPSPKRSKTLAAKSDTASPTKAKGQVASQAEEKKQPSNLAKTKDSPKSEEKNTTLELKKKGSEFDPMAAAYWKPGEPVPFLFLARALDLISNESGRIVITEILSNVFRTVMATTPDDLLATVYLSANRIAPPHEGIELGIGDASVIRALAEAYGRKEEHVKKDLKELGDLGLVAKASRSSQKMMFKPKPLTISRVLSTFRTIAKESGKDSQDKKRNHMKGLLVAATDCEPQYITRLLQSKMRIGLAEKTVQMALGQAAVYSDKKSSPPKVQSPFEEAAKIIKQVYSVLPIYDKIVPALLEVGVWKLPETCKFSIGVPVGPMLAKATKSVSEIIDKFQGLEYTCEYKYDGERAQIHCMEDGSVEIYSRNAERNTGKYPDVVDAVSRFRKPTVKSFVLDCEIVAYDREKQKILPFQILSTRARKGVTINDIKVSVCTFGFDILYINGQPLLQEQLKIRREHLYNSFEEVPGVFQLATAITSNDLEEIQKFLDTAVNSSCEGLIIKTLDKDATYEPAKRSNNWLKLKKDYMDSIGDSLDLVPIAAFYGRGKRTGVFGSFLLACYDEQNEEYQTICNIGTGFSEQQLEERSSSLRTKVIEKPKAYYRFADTMDPDVWFEPSEVWEVKAADLSISPVHRAANGIVDPNKGISLRFPRLLRLRDDKSPEQATTSEQVADMYRAQKINHGYNQEDEDDD, from the exons ATGTTCCTCCGACTCcgagccacctccacctccaccacctccccgcTCCTCCTCCGATGCCGCCCGCCCCCCTCGCCTAAAACCCTAGCCCTCGCCCCGCCTACGCAtctcctccccttcttcctccgcccccgcctcttcgccgccgcctcctcctcctccgcgtccgccgcctctccccgccacagcgcggccgcggccgccgccgcggccaaatCCGCGGAGAAGAAGCCGCCGGCCGCGACGGCGAAGCGGGCCGGCGCGGTGCCTGcaccagctgcggcggcggcgtcgggaatGTCGGCccccgggggcggcgccggggggAAGCGCACGGTGGCGGacgtgctgatggggaacgcgcgggccgccgccggcaaggcGAAGAAGGCGGCGCCGTCCCCGAGGAAGTCCCCGGCGCagcccggcggcgcgggggccgagccggaggccgcggcggtggcggagaagCCACCGCACTCGCCGGCGAGGTCAAAGCGGGCGTCGTCCCCTGCGAAGTCCCCCCAATCGCTGGCTGATGGGGCGGCTGGCGAGAAGAAGAGGTCGACGTCGCCGGCGAAGTCCAAGGGTCCAGCCGCGGCCTCGCAATTGGATGGAGCGAAGGAGGATTCCCCGTCGCCGAAGAGGTCCAAAACCCTAGCGGCCAAATCGGACACTGCGTCGCCAACCAAGGCTAAAGGCCAAGTTGCTTCCCAAGCGGAGGAGAAGAAGCAGCCATCCAATTTAGCCAAAACCAAAGATTCCCCAAAGTCCGAAGAGAAGAATACCACCCTAGAGCTGAAGAAGAAAGGCAGTGAGTTTGACCCGATGGCTGCTGCCTATTGGAAGCCCGGTGAGCCTGTGCCGTTCCTGTTTCTGGCTCGGGCGCTTGATCTCATCTCCAATGAGAGTGGCCGGATTGTCATTACTGAAATCCTATCAAATGTGTTCCGGACGGTGATGGCAACGACACCGGATGACCTCCTTGCAACTGTATACCTCTCAGCCAATCGGATTGCACCACCTCATGAGGGGATTGAGCTTGGAATTGGGGATGCATCAGTCATCCGTGCACTTGCAGAAGCATATGGACGCAAGGAGGAGCATGTTAAGAAGGATCTTAAG GAATTGGGTGATTTGGGGCTTGTGGCGAAAGCAAGCAGGTCATCGCAGAAGATGATGTTTAAGCCAAAACCACTGACAATATCTCGGGTGCTCAGCACTTTTCGGACAATTGCAAAG GAGTCAGGCAAAGACAGTCAAGATAAAAAAAGAAACCATATGAAGGGACTTCTTGTTGCTGCTACTGACTGTGAACCTCAATACATCACACGTCTTCTTCAG TCAAAGATGAGGATCGGGCTGGCAGAGAAAACTGTCCAAATGGCTCTTGGGCAAGCTGCCGTATATTCTGACAAAAAATCTTCGCCGCCAAAAGTTCAGTCGCCTTTTGAAGAG GCTGCAAAAATAATTAAACAAGTATATTCAGTTCTTCCAATCTACGATAAAATTGTCCCAGCATTACTTGAAGTTGGAGTTTGGAAGCTTCCAGAGACATGCAAATTTTCCATAGGTGTCCCTGTTGGCCCTATGTTAGCAAAAGCAACGAAATCTGTCTCGGAGATCATTGACAAGTTTCAGGGTCTTGAGTATACTTGTGAGTACAAGTATGATGGTGAAAGGGCTCAG ATACATTGCATGGAGGATGGTTCAGTAGAGATTTATAGTCGGAATGCTGAAAGAAACACCGGAAAGTATCCAGATGTTGTTGATGCGGTTTCTAG ATTCCGGAAGCCTACAGTCAAATCATTTGTCTTGGACTGTGAAATTGTTGCCTATGATCGTGAAAAACAGAAAATTTTGCCTTTCCAG ATACTTAGCACAAGGGCCCGCAAGGGTGTTACCATAAATGACATCAAAGTTTCAGTCTGTACTTTTGGCTTTGATATTCTTTACATAAATGGACAACCTCTTCTCCAGGAACAACTTAAAATTCGTCGAGAG CATCTTTACAACTCTTTTGAGGAAGTACCAGGTGTTTTTCAATTGGCAACTGCAATTACATCAAATGACCTGGAGGAGATACAGAAATTTCTTGACACAGCTGTCAACTCCAG TTGTGAAGGGTTGATTATCAAGACATTGGATAAAGACGCAACATATGAGCCAGCGAAGCGATCAAACAATTGGTTGAAACTGAAGAAGGACTACATGGATAG CATTGGAGACTCTTTGGACTTAGTACCGATTGCTGCCTTTTATGGGAGAGGAAAACGAACAG GTGTCTTTGGATCATTCCTCCTGGCATGCTATGATGAGCAGAACGAAGAGTACCAAACAATATGCAACATag GTACTGGATTTTCTGAGCAACAGCTTGAAGAACGTTCTTCGAGCCTTCGAACTAAAGTGATAGAAAAACCAAAG GCATACTACAGATTTGCTGACACAATGGACCCTGATGTGTGGTTTGAACCGTCAGAG GTGTGGGAGGTGAAAGCTGCAGATCTGAGCATAAGTCCTGTGCATCGTGCTGCTAATGGTATAGTCGATCCAAATAAG GGTATCTCCCTGAGATTTCCTCGTCTGTTGCGATTACGGGACGATAAAAGCCCAGAACAGGCGACCACTTCTGAGCAA GTTGCTGACATGTACCGTGCTCAAAAAATCAACCACGGTTATAACCAggaggatgaggatgatgacTGA